Proteins encoded within one genomic window of Theobroma cacao cultivar B97-61/B2 chromosome 7, Criollo_cocoa_genome_V2, whole genome shotgun sequence:
- the LOC108662796 gene encoding uncharacterized protein Mb2253c-like, with the protein MYFDGASNALGHEIGAVLISLDGKYYPATARLNFNCTNNMAEYEVLVMGLQAAIDMRIDMIEVYGDSALVICQMRGEWETRDSKLIPYQKLVTELSKQFQKISFNHFPREENQIADTLATLAVMFKINEAAVVRPFDLEIREVSAHCLNVEKEIDGKLWYHDIVQYIKHQAYPENAMDNDKRALED; encoded by the coding sequence ATGTATTTCGATGGGGCATCCAATGCTTTGGGGCATGAAATTGGAGCAGTGTTGATTTCTCTAGATGGAAAATATTATCCAGCCACGGCCAGGTTGAATTTCAACTGTACTAATAATATGGCTGAGTATGAGGTGTTGGTAATGGGATTACAAGCTGCAATTGACATGAGGATCGACATGATAGAGGTTTACGGAGATTCAGCTTTGGTGATATGTCAAATGAGAGGTGAATGGGAAACGAGAGATTCTAAACTGATCCCATATCAGAAGTTGGTTACAGAATTAAGCAAACAGTTCCAGAAAATCAGCTTCAATCATTTCCCTCGAGAAGAGAATCAGATTGCTGATACTTTGGCAACTCTTGCAGTAATGTTCAAAATAAATGAAGCAGCCGTTGTACGCCCTTTCGATTTAGAAATCCGAGAAGTCTCTGCACACTGCTTGAACGTTGAAAAAGAGATTGATGGTAAGCTATGGTATCATGATATCGTGCAATACATTAAGCACCAGGCATATCCTGAGAACGCCATGGACAATGACAAGCGGGCCTTAGAAGATTAG
- the LOC108662797 gene encoding uncharacterized protein LOC108662797, with protein sequence MDKVFEALFEINAITPEPINTKELGHDLTHSCKFHMGAVGHSIQNCNGFLHKLQELMDLSVIEFYEEGEEDLVRTINEDTPTEVASSLFGVNKPKPLTIFYEENRSPMNDTSPTVVGSGITIEIPSPFSYKSEKAVPWNYECNILGMAPLTSQVSSTDLTSIGGITRSGQCYSPEILEKVEKEKSNQGADLKEASTFFKDQTTKPPVALNNEVQRLVTEKEVGEFLKFIKHGEYSVVEQLTRMPARISLLSLLLNSKAHRNALLKVLNQAYVAHDISVKKLDHIVGNITMGNFVAFNDEEIPSSGRGSNKALHITIKCKDHAMPRVLIDNGSALNVMPRSTLTKLPVDMSYMRTSHMVVRAFDGTTREVVGDIELQIKVGPCIFEVQFQVMDIALSYNCLLERPWNHIAGAIPSCLHQKVKFIAEGQLISVSTEEDILAIQPTSTPYVEAVEEVPECSFRYFEFINATYVEEREVIPTPRLLVATKMGVKQIVGKGCRVSLGLGKNLQGINCPLTPIKNEERFGLGYKPTKEERKKLVAQKKIKRMVQLQGKEKEFQKRKISHLYETFRSAGYIHPETPTKVNQVLQMFDEQSIHMIKDEEPNEKVPAVYPEEREILPHQELTEMINLGNGEKKKEDMPGLNTDIVVHKLPLSPDCKPIKQKLRRMKPDMLLKIKEEVKKDLNRASLKDSFHLSHIDTLVDNTTKHALFLFMDGFSGYNQIKMAPEDMEKRTFVTMWGTFCYKVMPFGLKNAGATYQRAMVTLFHDMMHKEIEVYVDDMIAKSCTERDHTVNLKKLFERLRKFQLKLNPTKCTFGVTSGKLLGFVVSEKGIEVDSDKIRAIQELPPSKIQKEVRGFLGRLNYIARFISQLICKWDPIFKLLRKRELGEWN encoded by the exons ATGGATAAAGTGTTTGAGGCGTTGTTCGAAATAAATGCCATCACTCCAGAACCCATAAACACAAAAGAATTGGGTCATGATCTCACTCATTCTTGCAAATTTCATATGGGGGCAGTTGGGCATTCCATTCAAAATTGTAATGGCTTTCTTCATAAGTTGCAAGAATTGATGGATTTGTCGGTAATTGAGTTTTATGAAGAAGGCGAAGAGGATTTGGTCAGAACCATAAATGAAGACACCCCAACTGAAGTGGCATCAAGTTTATTTGGGGTGAACAAACCTAAACCTCTCACCATCTTTTATGAAGAAAACAGGAGTCCGATGAATGACACATCCCCTACTGTTGTCGGCAGTGGCATCACTATTGAAATTCCCAGCCCGTTCTCGTATAAGAGTGAGAAGGCTGTTCCTTGGAATTACGAATGTAATATCCTAGGTATGGCCCCTCTTACTTCCCAAGTATCTTCTACAGATCTAACTAGCATAGGAGGTATAACACGAAGTGGACAGTGTTATTCTCCTGAGATACTAGAAAaggttgaaaaagaaaaatcaaatcaaggaGCAGATCTGAAAGAAGCAAGTACCTTCTTCAAGGACCAAACAACCAAACCTCCTGTCGCTCTAAACAATGAGGTTCAAAGGCTTGTTACGGAAAAAGAAGTAggtgaatttctcaaatttatcaAACACGGTGAGTATAGTGTGGTGGAGCAATTAACAAGAATGCCTGCTCGCATCTCGCTGTTATCTTTGCTCTTGAACTCGAAAGCACACAGGAATGCGCTACTCAAGGTTTTGAATCAAGCTTACGTGGCTCATGATATATCGGTGAAAAAGTTAGACCATATCGTGGGAAACATTACAATGGGGAACTTCGTTGCCTTTAATGACGAGGAAATTCCATCGAGTGGTCGGGGAAGTAACAAAGCTCTACACATTACCATCAAATGCAAGGACCACGCTATGCCCAGGGTCTTGATCGACAATGGCTCAGCTTTAAATGTCATGCCTCGTTCTACCTTAACCAAGTTGCCTGTAGATATGTCTTATATGAGAACCAGCCACATGGTTGTAAGGGCTTTCGACGGAACAACAAGGGAAGTGGTAGGGGACATTGAACTACAGATAAAAGTTGGCCCTTGTATTTTTGAGGTCCAATTCCAAGTCATGGACATCGCCCTGTCTTACAATTGCTTACTAGAGCGTCCATGGAATCATATTGCAGGAGCCATACCATCTTGCCTTCATCAAAAGGTTAAATTCATAGCTGAGGGCCAACTGATAAGTGTATCTACGGAGGAAGACATACTGGCTATTCAACCCACATCTACTCCCTATGTAGAGGCGGTAGAAGAAGTCCCAGAATGCtcttttagatattttgaattCATTAATGCTACTTAtgtggaagaaagagaagtgATACCGACTCCTCGTTTGTTAGTAGCAACTAAAATGGGGGTTAAGCAGATAGTGGGAAAAGGATGCCGTGTTAGTTTAGGGCTAGGAAAGAATTTACAAGGAATTAATTGTCCCTTGACTCCAATCAAGAATGAGGAAAGGTTTGGTTTAGGGTATAAACCTaccaaagaagagagaaagaaattggtAGCCCAAAAGAAGATTAAGAGGATGGTTCAGCTTcagggaaaggaaaaagaatttcagaaaaggaaaatttcgCACCTATATGAGACTTTTCGCTCCGCAGGTTACATTCATCCCGAAACACCAACAAAGGTCAATCAGGTTCTGCAGATGTTTGATGAGCAATCAATCCATATGATCAAAGATGAAGAACCTAACGAGAAGGTCCCCGCTGTGTATCCA GAGGAAAGGGAAATTTTACCTCATCAAGAGCTCACAGAAATGATTAACCTTGGAAAtggggaaaaaaagaaagag GACATGCCAGGTCTTAATACTGACATTGTTGTCCATAAGTTACCTTTGAGCCCAGATTGCAAGCCTATTAAACAGAAATTGAGAAGGATGAAGCCAGATATGTTGCTAAAGATTaaagaagaagtaaaaaa GGATTTGAACAGGGCGAGTCTGAAGGATAGCTTCCATTTGTCGCATATCGATACCCTTGTGGACAATACAACAAAACATGCTCTATTCTTATTTATGGATGGTTTTTCAGGGTACAATCAGATTAAGATGGCACCTGAAGATATGGAAAAAAGAACGTTTGTAACCATGTGGGGAACGTTTTGTTACAAAgtaatgccatttggattAAAGAATGCAGGTGCCACCTACCAAAGGGCAATGGTGACTTTGTTCCacgatatgatgcataaagagATAGAggtatatgtggatgacatgatTGCAAAATCTTGTACAGAAAGAGATCATACTGTCAATCTCAAGAAGCTGTTCGAGAGATTGCGAAAGTTTCAGCTCAAGTTGAATCCTACAAAATGTACTTTTGGTGTTACTTCTGGGAAATTGTTAGGGTTCGTagtaagtgaaaaaggaattgaagtGGACTCGGATAAAATACGAGCTATTCAAGAGTTGCCACCTTCTAAAATACAGAAAGAAGTGAGAGGATTTTTAGGGAGGTTGAATTACATTGCTCGATTTATATCCCAACTCATTTGCAAATGGGATCCAATATTCAAGCTGCTTCGGAAACGAGAACTAGGAGAGTGGAATTAA